Proteins from one Penicillium digitatum chromosome 2, complete sequence genomic window:
- a CDS encoding Peroxin 11C — protein sequence MSDPEHPPGEATDVQAGKTPAWSSCANRQLLAVLTTTDVTIRRLDLLLSEANGQERVLATVDYVASMLHHLTASAPWIALQTRLRILARLKGRVPTNNVTPASSKSKFAALSSLASETRYNLRLFGLLPLWIWGVETLKSPPADPILHALTVLQVISNVIYQLLENVGYLASKGVVSKRFVNKYGGVAKWEIWSTRGWFGHIFFEFFVLWRQSVMRRQRLAAQRAAAGTVETKETKAQDSEALRLEIRAWRKSMVNNFIWAPLCLHWCVEKGIGIPDSLTGLISFCAGAWSLHDCWAGTASVKA from the exons ATGTCCGACCCTGAACACCCTCCAGGCGAGGCGACAGATGTCCAGGCGGGGAAAACACCCGCCTGGAGCTCATGCGCAAATCGACAACTGCTGGCCGTCTTGACAACAACCGATGTGACAATCCGCCGGTTGGATCT ACTACTTTCGGAGGCAAACGGACAAGAGCGAGTACTAGCGACTGTCGACTATGTCGCCTCCATGCTCCACCACCTCACTGCGTCAGCGCCCTGGATAGCATTGCAAACAAGACTGCGTATACTAGCACGACTGAAGGGTCGTGTACCCACCAATAACGTCACTCCCGCGTCGTCAAAATCAAAATTCGCGGCCCTTTCCTCCCTCGCATCAGAGACGAGATACAACTTGCGCCTATTTGGGCTGCTTCCTTTGTGGATCTGGGGAGTTGAAACCCTCAAATCGCCGCCAGCTGACCCCATCCTCCACGCCCTGACCGTGCTGCAGGTCATCTCAAACGTGATCTACCAGCTTCTCGAGAACGTGGGCTACCTTGCTTCTAAGGGAGTCGTCTCGAAGCGCTTCGTGAACAAATATGGAGGCGTTGCCAAGTGGGAAATTTGGAGTACTCGTGGATGGTTTGGGCACATCTTCTTCGAATTTTTCGTGCTCTGGCGCCAGAGTGTGATGCGCAGACAGCGGTTAGCTGCACAGCGAGCGGCTGCCGGCACGGTCGAGACTAAAGAGACCAAGGCTCAAGATAGCGAGGCACTGCGTTTGGAGATTCGGGCTTGGCGAAAAAGCATGGTAAATAACTTCATCTGGGCTCCCTTGTGTCTGCACTGGTGTGTCGAGAAAGGCATCGGTATTCCCGATAGCCTGACCGGACTAATCAGCTTCTGCGCCGGGGCTTGGAGTCTCCATGACTGCTGGGCTGGAACCGCAAGTGTTAAAGCATAG
- a CDS encoding MFS multidrug transporter, putative, giving the protein MSPQQFDSNTTTPRLSMEQSSIEEGVTTVHNKSETDVEKAADATKKPDNASTDPNLVDWDGVDDPEHPQNYTNLRKWVITLTMSTMTVWITFASSVFSTATLVTAKEFNVSTEVMVLGTSLVVFGFALGPLCWAPLSELYGRRIPLFSGYAIFAIFQIPVAVATNLETILICRFILGIFGCSPLAVVGGALADIWNPVDRAVAIALFSVSTFMGPVLGPIVGGFITDSHLGWRWTAWITLIASSFFGIIAFFVIPETYGPVILQKRAARLRTETNNPDLHAFLDLHKPTMSDIVTKYIFRPFQMLVQEPILLAMTLYLALVYGILYLFFEAYPYSFGEIRGWSHEGVAALPFIGILIGVILGASLIIYTTKTRFARKLAKHGRVVPEERLVPMIVASVLLPIGLFWFGWTSSPHISWVPQVIAGVPIGLGILVIFMQGLNYIIDVYMMFANSAIAANTLVRSTMGGAFPLFATQMYRGLGVAWASSVLGFITLAMVPIPILFFFYGSRIRAMSKFSPKF; this is encoded by the exons ATGAGTCCTCAACAGTTTGACTCAAATACAACCACCCCTCGCCTCAGCATGGAACAAAGTTCCATCGAGGAGGGTGTCACTACTGTTCACAACAAAAGCGAAACAGATGTCGAGAAAGCGGCCGACGCCACAAAAAAGCCCGATAATGCCAGCACAGATCCAAACCTTGTCGACTGGGATGGCGTAGATGACCCTGAACACCCCCAGAACTATACTAATCTACGCAAATGGGTCATAACACTGACCATGTCCACCATGACCGTATGGATCACCTTTGCATCCAGTGTCTTTTCGACTGCGACCCTGGTGACTGCGAAGGAGTTCAATGTATCGACTGAAGTGATGGTTCTTGGCACCAGTCTGGTTGTTTTCGGTTTCGCTCTAGGTCCGCTGTGTTGGGCACCGCTGAGTGAGCTATACGGTCGTCGCATCCCATTGTTCTCAGGCTACGCCATCTTCGCTATCTTCCAGATCCCCGTGGCTGTCGCCACAAATCTCGAGACTATTCTCATCTGCCGCTTCATATTGGGCATCTTTGGCTGCTCTCCTTTGGCTGTTGTTGGCGGTGCCCTGGCTGATATCTGGAACCCCGTGGACCGCGCAGTGGCTATCGCTCTCTTCAGCGTATCCACTTTCATGGGACCTGTTCTTGGCCCAATTGT CGGTGGGTTTATCACAGATTCACACCTTGGCTGGCGTTGGACCGCATGGATCACCTTAATCGCATCCTCCTTCTTCGGTATAATTGCTTTCTTCGTCATTCCCGAGACCTACGGCCCAGTCATCTTGCAAAAGAGAGCTGCCCGTCTGCGGACTGAAACCAACAACCCGGATCTCCATGCCTTCTTAGATCTGCACAAGCCCACAATGTCAGATATCGTTACCAAGTACATCTTCCGACCCTTCCAGATGCTCGTGCAAGAGCCGATCCTCCTCGCCATGACTCTCTATCTCGCCCTAGTTTACGGAATCCTCTACCTGTTCTTTGAGGCCTATCCCTATTCTTTTGGTGAAATTCGCGGTTGGTCCCACGAAGGCGTGGCCGCTCTTCCATTCATCGGCATCCTCATCGGCGTCATCCTTGGTGCCTCTCTCATCATATACACTACGAAAACTCGTTTCGCCCGCAAACTTGCAAAGCATGGCAGGGTCGTCCCCGAAGAGCGCCTCGTGCCAATGATAGTCGCCTCTGTGCTACTACCGATCGGCCTGTTCTGGTTCGGCTGGACATCCAGCCCACACATCTCCTGGGTGCCGCAGGTTATTGCCGGCGTACCAATCGGTCTGGGTATCCTGGTTATCTTCATGCAGGGTCTCAACTACATTATCGATGTGTACATGATGTTCGCCAACTCCGCCATCGCGGCCAACACTCTCGTTCGCTCAACTATGGGTGGTGCGTTCCCGCTCTTCGCCACGCAAATGTACCGGGGTCTAGGTGTAGCTTGGGCATCTAGTGTACTGGGTTTTATTACGTTGGCTATGGTCCCCATTCCcatcttgttctttttctatGGCTCCAGAATTCGGGCTATGAGCAAGTTCAGTCCTAAGTTCTAG
- a CDS encoding Cdc48p, which produces MSSEPDHTHDKKRVHLQDASGAEKKEELDTSTAILKKKKKPNSLIVTDAVNDDNSVIALSNNTMETLQLFRGDTVLVKGKKRKDTVLIVLADDDLDDGSARINRVVRHNLRVKHGDMITVHPCPDIKYAKRIAVLPIADTIEGLTGSLFDVYLAPYFREAYRPVRQGDLFTVRGGMRQIEFKVVEVDPPEYGIVAQDTIIHCEGEPIQREDEEGNLNEVGYDDIGGCRKQMAQIRELVELPLRHPQLFKSIGIKPPRGILMYGPPGTGKTLMARAVANETGAFFFLINGPEIMSKMAGESESNLRKAFEEAEKNSPAIIFIDEIDSIAPKREKTNGEVERRVVSQLLTLMDGMKARSNVVVMAATNRPNSIDPALRRFGRFDREVDIGIPDPTGRLEIMQIHTKNMKLGEDVDLETIAAETHGYVGSDLASLCSEAAMQQIREKMDLIDLDEDTIDAEVLEALGVTMENFRFALGVSNPSALREVAVVEVPNVRWDDIGGLEEVKRELVESVQYPVDHPEMFQKFGLSPSRGVLFYGPPGTGKTMLAKAVANECAANFISVKGPELLSMWFGESESNIRDIFDKARAAAPCVVFLDELDSIAKSRGGSVGDAGGASDRVVNQLLTEMDGMTSKKNVFVIGATNRPEQLDAALVRPGRLDTLVYVPLPDQESREGILKAQLRKTPVAGDVDIAFIASKTHGFSGADLGFVTQRAVKLAIKQAISADIDRQKEREAAGEDITMGDEEEVEDPVPELTRAHFEEAMKSARRSVSDVEIRRYEAFAQSLKNTGGGSFFRFPSAGEVQENDTFGEAGNDDSLYD; this is translated from the exons ATGTCTTCTGAGCCAGATCACACGCACGATAAGAAGAGGGTCCATCTGCA GGACGCCTCGGGCgctgagaagaaggag GAGCTTGATACCTCCACCGCTatcttgaagaagaagaagaagcccaaCTCCTTGAT AGTGACTGATGCCGTAAACGATGATAACTCGGTGATTGCCCTCTCGAACAACACCATGGAGACTCTCCAGCTCTTCCGTGGTGATACAGTTCTAGTGAAGGGCAAGAAACGCAAGGACACTGTGCTGATCGTCCTGGCCGATGACGATCTTGATGATGGAAGCGCCCGCATCAACCGTGTTGTGCGTCATAACCTTCGGGTCAAACACGGCGATATGATCACTGTGCACCCTTGCCCCGATATCAAATAT GCCAAGCGTATCGCTGTGCTCCCCATCGCTGATACCATTGAGGGCCTGACCGGCTCTCTCTTCGACGTCTACCTTGCTCCCTACTTCCGCGAGGCCTACCGACCAGTCCGACAGGGTGACTTGTTCACAGTACGAGGTGGCATGAGACAAATCGAATTTAAGGTTGTGGAGGTCGACCCTCCCGAATACGGCATTGTAGCCCAGGACACAATTATTCACTGCGAGGGTGAGCCCATCCAAcgagaagatgaggaggGCAACCTCAACGAGGTTGGCTACGATGATATTGGTGGATGCCGCAAGCAGATGGCTCAGATCCGTGAATTGGTCGAGTTGCCTCTCCGTCATCCTCAGCTCTTCAAGTCCATTGGTATTAAGCCGCCCCGTGGTATCCTGATGTACGGTCCTCCCGGTACCGGTAAGACTCTGATGGCCCGTGCTGTTGCCAACGAGACTGgtgctttcttcttcctgatCAACGGTCCCGAGATCATGTCCAAGATGGCTGGTGAATCCGAATCGAATCTCCGCAAGGCCTTCGAGGAGGCCGAAAAGAACTCCCCCGCTATCATTTTTATTGATGAGATCGATTCCATTGCCCCCAAGCGTGAGAAGACCAACGGTGAGGTCGAGCGCCGTGTAGTTTCCCAGCTGCTCACCCTTATGGACGGTATGAAGGCCCGTTCCAACGTTGTGGTCATGGCTGCTACCAACCGTCCTAATTCGATTGATCCTGCTCTTCGTCGGTTCGGCCGTTTCGATCGTGAGGTCGATATTGGCATTCCCGACCCAACTGGCCGTCTTGAGATCATGCAGATCCACaccaagaacatgaagcTTGGCGAGGATGTCGATCTGGAGACCATTGCCGCTGAGACCCACGGTTACGTCGGTTCTGATCTTGCTTCCCTCTGCTCTGAGGCTGCTATGCAGCAGATTCGTGAGAAGATGGATCTCATTGATCTCGATGAGGACACCATCGATGCCGAGGTCCTTGAGGCTCTCGGTGTCACCATGGAGAACTTCCGCTTTGCCTTGGGTGTCTCCAACCCCTCGGCTCTCCGCGAGGTTGCTGTGGTCGAAGTTCCCAACGTTCGCTGGGACGATATTGGTGGCCTCGAAGAGGTCAAGCGCGAGCTTGTCGAGAGCGTCCAATACCCCGTGGACCACCCCGAGATGTTCCAGAAGTTCGGTCTCTCACCTTCTCGCGGTGTGCTATTCTATGGTCCTCCTGGTACTGGTAAGACCATGTTGGCCAAGGCTGTTGCCAACGAGTGTGCTGCCAACTTCATCTCCGTCAAGGGCCCTGAGCTTCTGAGCATGTGGTTCGGTGAGTCTGAGAGCAATATCCGTGACATCTTCGACAAGGCTCGTGCTGCTGCTCCTTGTGTCGTCTTCCTTGACGAACTGGACTCCATCGCCAAGTCTCGTGGTGGTTCCGTTGGTGACGCCGGTGGTGCCTCCGACCGTGTTGTCAACCAACTTCTTACTG AGATGGATGGTATGACTTCCAAGAAGAACGTCTTCGTTATTGGTGCCACCAACCGCCCCGAGCAGCTCGATGCCGCTCTGGTCCGTCCTGGTCGTCTTGACACCCTGGTCTACGTTCCCCTGCCTGACCAGGAGTCTCGTGAGGGTATCCTCAAGGCCCAGCTTCGCAAGACCCCTGTCGCCGGCGATGTCGACATTGCTTTCATTGCCAGCAAGACTCACGGCTTCTCCGGTGCCGATCTCGGCTTCGTGACACAGCGTGCCGTCAAGCTTGCCATCAAGCAGGCCATCTCCGCTGACATCGACCGTCAAAAGGAGCGCGAGGCTGCCGGCGAGGACATCACTATGGGTGATGAGGAGGAAGTGGAGGACCCCGTGCCTGAGCTTACTCGCGCTCACTTCGAGGAGGCCATGAAGTCCGCCCGCCGATCCGTCAGCGATGTTGAGATCCGCCGCTACGAGGCCTTTGCCCAGAGCCTGAAGAACACCGGAGGCGGTAGCTTCTTCCGCTTCCCATCTGCAGGTGAAGTCCAGGAGAACGATACCTTTGGCGAAGCCGGCAATGACGACAGCCTCTATGATTAA
- a CDS encoding Peroxisomal membrane protein A, which produces MSVKFEEETVRTVTGDGKTEDLMHLVGERLTGGNTAAGYLQAYLLQLQENPLRTKMLTSGVLSGLQELLASWIAHDVGKHGHYFSSRIPKMSLYGMFISAPLGHVLIGILQKLFNGRTSLKAKILQILISNLIVAPIQNSVYLTSMAIIAGARTIHQVRATVRAGFMPVMKVSWITSPLCLAFAQKFLPEHAWVPFFNVVGFIIGTYVNTHTKKKRLEALRKRYDQRRDPSYEKRDFP; this is translated from the exons ATGTCCGTCAAGTTCGAAGAGGAGACCGTCCGCACCGTCACAGGTGACGGCAAGACTGAAGACCTCATGCACCTTGTCGGTGAACGATTGACCGGTGGAAACACAGCCGCTGGATATCTTCAG GCCTACCTCCTCCAGCTCCAGGAGAACCCTCTGCGCACGAAGATGCTCACCTCCGGTGTGCTCTCCGGTCTGCAGGAATTGCTGGCTTCGTGGATTGCCCACGATGTCGGCAAGCACGGCCACTACTTCAGCTCGCGCATCCCTAAGATGTCGCTGTACGGAATGTTTATTAGCGCCCCCCTCGGCCACGTTCTCATTGGCATCTTGCAGAAACTCTTTAACGGTCGCACAAGTCTCAAGGCCAAGATTCTCCAGATCCTCATTAGCAATCTGATT GTTGCCCCCATCCAAAACAGCGTCTACCTGACCTCCATGGCTATTATCGCCGGTGCGCGGACCATCCACCAGGTTCGCGCTACCGTTAGGGCTGGCTTCATGCCTGTCATGAAGGTCAGCTGGATTACCTCGCCCTTGTGCTTGGCCTTCGCTCAGAAGTTCCTCCCCGAGCACGCCTGGGTACCCTTCTTCAATGTTGTTGGATTCATCATTGGAACCTACGTCAACACCcacaccaagaagaagcgtCTGGAGGCTCTCCGGAAG CGTTATGACCAGCGTCGCGACCCCAGCTACGAGAAGCGCGACTTCCCTTAA